The following coding sequences are from one Triticum dicoccoides isolate Atlit2015 ecotype Zavitan chromosome 4A, WEW_v2.0, whole genome shotgun sequence window:
- the LOC119286047 gene encoding beta-glucosidase-like SFR2, chloroplastic, whose translation MPWPAFLAVAAKLIVLAAAAATAANAASYARFRRRHLRRIRSPIDESADPVVDFRSLPSSATAAEDDDFFFGLATAPAHVEDRLDDAWLQFATEQSVDDKESMRNQKQVDAVMASAGGDGGSQPSSRLSGDEKGTDGEKRKPLRVAMEAMLRGFEKFSEGEESSGGDNCSHNVAAWHNVPCPQERLKFWSDPDTELKLAKETGVSVFRMGVDWTRIMPKEPTEDFKSSVNFAALERYRWIIQRVHEHGMKVMLTLFHHSLPPWAGEYGGWKMEKTANYFMDFVRLVVDRVLDLVDYWVIFNEPHVFVMLTYCAGAWPGGDPNAIEVATSALPTGVYNQALHWIAVAHAEVYDYIHSESKNAMMPIVGVSHHVSFTRPYGLFDVAAVTIANSMTLFPFIDSICDKLDFIGINYYGQEVISGPGLKHVENDEYSESGRGVYPDGLFRILLKFNERYKSLNIPFIITENGVSDETDLIRKPYILEHLLAIYAAILMGVRVVGYLFWTTSDNWEWADGYGPKFGLVAVDRANNLARKPLPSYYLFSKVVTTGKIMRQDRTSAWRELQEAAIQKKTRPFYREIDKHGRMYAGGLDRPIERTFVLRD comes from the exons ATGCCATGGCCGGCCTTCCTGGCGGTGGCCGCGAAGCTCATCGTCCTTGCGGCGGCCGCCGCGACGGCGGCAAACGCGGCCTCCTACGCGCGGTTCCGGAGGCGCCACCTCCGCCGCATCCGTAGCCCCATCGACGAGTCGGCCGACCCCGTTGTCGATTTCCGCTCCCTGCCCTCCTCCGCCACCGCAGCAG aagatgatgatttctTCTTCGGGTTAGCGACCGCGCCTGCGCATGTTGAAGACAGGCTGGACGATGCTTGGCTTCAGTTTGCGACCGAACAATCCGTTGATGACAAGGAGTCCATGCGCAACCAGAAACAAGTCGATGCAGTGATGGCCTCTGCTGGTGGTGATGGAGGCTCTCAGCCATCTTCTAGGCTAAGTGGGGACGAAAAGGGTACCGATGGAGAGAAAAGGAAGCCTCTTAGGGTAGCCATGGAGGCTATGCTCAGAGGATTTGAAAAGTTTTCTGAGGGTGAAGAATCTAGTGGTGGAGATAACTGCAGCCACAATGTTGCTGCTTGGCACAATGTTCCATGCCC GCAAGAGAGGCTTAAATTTTGGTCCGATCCTGATACTGAGTTGAAACTTGCTAAGGAAACCGGCGTTAGTGTTTTCCGCATGGGCGTAGACTGGACAAGAATAATGCCTAAGGAACCAACTGAAGATTTCAAGAGCTCG GTTAATTTTGCAGCACTTGAGCGGTATAGATGGATCATTCAAAGAGTTCATGAGCATGGGATGAAAGTAATGCTTACCCTATTTCATCACTCACTTCCACCTTGGGCTGGGGAATATGGTGGATGGAAGATGGAAAAAACTGCTAATTATTTCATGGATTTTGTAAG GCTTGTTGTTGACCGTGTGTTAGATTTAGTGGACTACTGGGTGATTTTCAATGAACCACATGTGTTTGTGATGCTAACTTATTGTGCCGGAGCTTGGCCTGGTGGGGATCCTAATGCAATTGAAGTAGCAACATCTGCTTTACCAACCGGTGTATATAATCAAGCTTTGCATTGGATTGCTGTTGCGCATGCTGAAGTTTATGACTACATTCATTCAGAAAG CAAGAATGCAATGATGCCAATAGTTGGTGTTTCACATCATGTATCGTTTACACGGCCATATGGTCTATTTGATGTTGCGGCTGTCACAATAGCTAACTCAATGACCCTATTCCCTTTCATCGATAGCATCTGTGATAAGCTGGATTTTATTGGCATCAATTACTATGGTCAG GAGGTAATATCAGGACCTGGCCTAAAGCACGTGGAAAATGATGAGTACAGTGAATCTGGTCGTGGAGTTTATCCCGATGGGCTGTTTCGCATCCTACTTAAGTTCAATGAGCGATACAAGAGCTTAAACATACCTTTTATCATTACTGAAAATGGAGTTTCTGATGAGACTGATCTGATTCGGAAACCATATATACTGGAGCACCTGTTAGCCATATACGCGGCCATTTTAATG GGTGTGCGTGTGGTTGGCTATCTATTCTGGACAACGTCGGATAATTGGGAGTGGGCTGATGGCTATGGTCCCAAGTTTGGGCTTGTTGCTGTTGACCGTGCTAATAACCTAGCACGGAAACCTCTCCCTTCGTACTATTTGTTCTCCAAG GTTGTCACAACTGGAAAAATTATGAGACAGGACAGAACATCTGCTTGGAGGGAACTGCAAGAAGCTGCGATTCAGAAGAAAACACGCCCATTTTACAGGGAAATAGATAAACATGGTCGTATGTATGCAG GGGGTCTAGATCGGCCTATTGAGCGAACTTTTGTATTGCGGGACTAG